One Amycolatopsis thermophila DNA segment encodes these proteins:
- a CDS encoding (Fe-S)-binding protein, whose protein sequence is MTGPAFDDHHPPSADLLDDCVHCGFCLPTCPTYQLWGEEMDSPRGRIYLMGLGVEGEPMTPEMVQHFDACLGCMACVTACPSGVQYNRLIEATRAQVERRHPRPRRERLLRNAIFSVFPYPRRLHALRGPLRAYQASGLAGVVRRVLGRAFPRLAALESLAPPLGSFERVPDRIPAHGTRRGTVGMLLGCVQREFFPGVNAATARVLAAEGFDVVAPRVQGCCGALSVHNGREDEAQSFARKLIDTFDGSGADWIAVNAAGCGSAMKEYGDLLADDPAYAGRAREFAGRVRDVSELLAEQGTVAPRHPLPVTIAYHDACHLAHAQGIRAQPRELLRDIPGLTLREIPEAEICCGSAGIYNILNPVAGGELGERKARNVLATGAPLLVTANPGCLMQVAAALDALGEPVRLAHTIEVLDASIRGLPADGVGWARSRQDAAVP, encoded by the coding sequence ATGACCGGGCCCGCGTTCGACGACCACCACCCGCCCTCGGCCGACCTCCTCGACGACTGCGTGCACTGCGGGTTCTGCCTGCCCACCTGCCCGACCTACCAGCTGTGGGGCGAGGAGATGGACTCCCCGCGCGGCCGGATCTACCTGATGGGCCTGGGCGTCGAGGGCGAGCCCATGACACCGGAGATGGTGCAGCACTTCGACGCCTGCCTCGGGTGCATGGCGTGCGTGACCGCCTGTCCCTCCGGTGTGCAGTACAACCGGCTGATCGAGGCGACCCGCGCCCAGGTCGAACGCCGCCACCCGCGCCCACGGCGCGAACGCCTGCTGCGGAACGCGATCTTCAGCGTGTTCCCGTACCCGCGGCGGCTGCACGCCCTGCGCGGACCGCTGCGGGCCTACCAGGCCAGCGGCCTGGCCGGTGTGGTGCGCCGCGTCCTCGGCCGCGCCTTCCCGCGGCTGGCCGCGCTGGAATCGCTCGCCCCGCCCCTGGGGTCATTCGAGCGGGTCCCGGACCGGATTCCGGCGCACGGCACCCGGCGCGGCACCGTCGGGATGCTGCTCGGCTGTGTGCAGCGCGAGTTCTTCCCCGGCGTCAACGCGGCCACCGCGCGCGTGCTGGCCGCGGAGGGGTTCGACGTCGTCGCGCCGCGCGTGCAGGGCTGCTGCGGCGCCCTCAGTGTCCACAACGGACGCGAGGACGAGGCGCAGTCCTTCGCGCGCAAGCTGATCGACACCTTCGACGGCTCCGGCGCCGACTGGATCGCGGTCAACGCCGCCGGGTGCGGGTCGGCGATGAAGGAGTACGGCGACCTCCTCGCCGACGACCCCGCCTACGCCGGGCGGGCGCGCGAGTTCGCCGGCCGCGTGCGGGACGTGTCCGAACTGCTGGCCGAGCAGGGGACGGTCGCACCGCGGCACCCGCTGCCGGTCACCATCGCCTACCACGACGCCTGCCACCTCGCGCACGCGCAGGGGATCCGGGCTCAACCGCGTGAGCTGCTGCGGGACATCCCCGGCCTGACCCTGCGCGAGATCCCCGAGGCCGAGATCTGCTGCGGCTCGGCCGGGATCTACAACATCCTCAACCCCGTTGCCGGGGGTGAACTGGGCGAGCGCAAGGCCCGCAACGTGCTCGCCACCGGCGCGCCGCTGCTGGTCACCGCCAATCCGGGGTGCCTGATGCAGGTGGCCGCCGCGCTCGACGCTCTCGGCGAGCCCGTGCGGCTCGCCCACACCATCGAGGTGCTCGACGCCTCGATCCGGGGACTCCCGGCCGACGGGGTCGGGTGGGCGCGTTCGCGCCAGGACGCTGCTGTTCCGTGA
- a CDS encoding IclR family transcriptional regulator, translated as MAGHEEAEHEDRTSGGAGPVRVLVKAMAVLELLAEATDELTLGDIASRLDLNKSTCHRILTTLAAGDFVERPSAGSYRLGVGAFRIGSAMARRLSVRDRALPAMRDVFRRTGETVFLTVRRGDEAVCLERLDGRYAATHTLRVGGTLPLHLGAGPRLLLAHLPAEQLEAYLAGPFQRRFGSRPTEAQLREQIARIRQDGYSVSRDDVEEGVTAVSVGIRDHEGEVIAALSLSGLSSHLPDAERASQVGHLREAAAEASRAMGYRDPAAERPAG; from the coding sequence GTGGCTGGGCATGAGGAAGCCGAGCACGAGGACCGGACGAGCGGCGGCGCGGGCCCCGTTCGCGTCCTGGTGAAGGCGATGGCCGTGCTCGAGCTGCTCGCCGAGGCGACCGACGAGCTCACCCTCGGCGACATCGCGAGCCGGCTCGACCTGAACAAGAGCACCTGCCACCGCATCCTCACCACCCTCGCCGCGGGCGACTTCGTGGAACGCCCCTCCGCGGGGTCCTACCGGCTCGGGGTCGGCGCCTTCCGGATCGGGAGCGCGATGGCCCGCCGGCTCAGCGTCCGCGACCGGGCGCTGCCCGCGATGCGCGACGTCTTCCGCCGGACCGGGGAAACCGTGTTCCTGACGGTGCGGCGCGGGGACGAAGCCGTCTGCCTGGAACGCCTCGACGGCCGGTACGCGGCCACCCACACCCTGCGGGTGGGTGGCACGCTGCCGCTCCACCTGGGCGCCGGTCCCCGTCTGCTGCTCGCCCACCTGCCCGCGGAGCAGCTCGAGGCCTACCTGGCCGGGCCGTTCCAGCGCCGGTTCGGCAGCCGGCCCACCGAGGCGCAGCTGCGGGAGCAGATCGCCCGGATCCGCCAGGACGGCTACTCGGTCAGCCGCGACGACGTGGAAGAGGGGGTCACCGCCGTCAGCGTCGGCATCCGCGACCACGAGGGCGAGGTCATCGCCGCCCTGAGCCTCAGCGGCCTGTCCTCGCACCTGCCCGACGCCGAACGCGCCTCGCAGGTCGGTCACCTCAGGGAGGCGGCGGCGGAGGCGTCGCGCGCGATGGGCTACCGGGACCCGGCCGCCGAACGTCCCGCCGGCTGA
- a CDS encoding L-lactate permease, producing the protein MYRQVLDPVAGSLAWSSLVAAIPLLTLFVLLGILRMTAWLAALISLAVSLVVAIVVYPMPAGPAFLAASEGAAFGFFPILWIVINAIWIYNMTVATGHFDVLRRSFARVSDDQRIQGVIIAFSFGALLEALAGFGTPVAITSVMLIALGFRPLKAAAVALVANTAPVAFGALAVPITTLATVTGLPLHDLSSMVGRQTPVLGVFVPLALVFIIDGRRGMRQTWPAALVCGLVFALAQFATSNYVSAPLTDIVASLLSAGAMVLFLRVWRPAESYVEGGGVRTATAGTAAAGGTERAGGSTATIERPRPPAGGGNGGERDRGSEVFRAYAPYLIIIAVFALAQIPAIKDALTSVTKTFNWPGLHIQSASGKPSSVPQFKFDWLDAAGTLLIIAGLLTIPVIGIRPARALRAYLSTYRQLATAIVTVMAVLALAYVMNASGQTATLGTWMAGAGGVFALISPILGWLGVAVTGSDTSSNSLFGALQVVAAQKAGLSATLLAAANSSGGVLGKMISPQNLAIAAAAVGLAGREGDLFRRVLVWSLVFVAVMCLLVYLQSTAVLSWMVP; encoded by the coding sequence ATGTACCGGCAGGTTCTCGACCCGGTCGCCGGGTCGCTCGCGTGGTCGTCGCTCGTCGCGGCGATCCCGCTGCTCACCCTGTTCGTCCTGCTCGGCATCCTGCGCATGACCGCGTGGCTGGCCGCGCTGATCTCGCTCGCGGTCTCCCTGGTGGTGGCCATCGTGGTGTACCCGATGCCGGCCGGGCCCGCGTTCCTGGCCGCGTCCGAGGGCGCGGCGTTCGGGTTCTTCCCGATCCTGTGGATCGTGATCAACGCGATCTGGATCTACAACATGACCGTGGCGACCGGCCACTTCGACGTGCTGCGGCGCTCGTTCGCCCGGGTCAGCGACGACCAGCGGATCCAGGGCGTCATCATCGCGTTCTCCTTCGGCGCGCTGCTGGAGGCGCTCGCCGGGTTCGGCACCCCGGTCGCGATCACCAGCGTCATGCTCATCGCGCTGGGGTTCCGGCCGCTCAAGGCCGCCGCGGTCGCCCTGGTCGCCAACACCGCGCCGGTGGCGTTCGGGGCGCTCGCCGTGCCGATCACCACGCTGGCGACCGTGACCGGCCTGCCCCTGCACGACCTGTCCTCGATGGTGGGGCGGCAGACGCCGGTGCTGGGCGTGTTCGTGCCGCTCGCGCTGGTGTTCATCATCGACGGCAGGCGCGGCATGCGGCAGACCTGGCCCGCCGCGCTGGTGTGCGGCCTGGTGTTCGCCCTCGCCCAGTTCGCCACCTCGAACTACGTGAGCGCGCCGCTGACCGACATCGTCGCCTCGCTGCTGTCGGCCGGGGCGATGGTGCTGTTCCTGCGCGTCTGGCGCCCGGCCGAGTCCTATGTGGAGGGTGGCGGGGTGCGGACCGCCACCGCGGGCACCGCCGCGGCGGGCGGCACCGAACGGGCCGGCGGGTCCACCGCGACGATCGAGCGGCCGCGGCCGCCCGCGGGCGGCGGGAACGGCGGCGAGCGCGACCGCGGGAGCGAGGTGTTCCGCGCCTACGCGCCGTACCTCATCATCATCGCGGTGTTCGCGCTCGCGCAGATCCCGGCGATCAAGGACGCGCTGACCAGCGTGACCAAGACGTTCAACTGGCCCGGCCTGCACATCCAGTCCGCCAGCGGGAAACCCTCGAGCGTGCCGCAGTTCAAGTTCGACTGGCTGGACGCCGCCGGCACGCTGCTCATCATCGCCGGGCTGCTGACCATCCCGGTGATCGGCATCCGGCCGGCCCGGGCCCTGCGCGCGTACCTGTCCACCTACCGGCAGCTGGCCACCGCGATCGTCACCGTGATGGCCGTCCTCGCCCTGGCCTACGTCATGAACGCCAGCGGGCAGACCGCGACGCTGGGCACCTGGATGGCCGGCGCGGGCGGTGTCTTCGCGCTGATCTCGCCGATCCTGGGCTGGCTGGGCGTCGCCGTCACCGGGTCGGACACCTCGTCGAACTCGCTGTTCGGGGCACTGCAGGTGGTCGCGGCCCAGAAGGCCGGGCTGTCGGCCACGCTGCTCGCCGCGGCGAACTCCTCCGGCGGCGTGCTCGGCAAGATGATCAGCCCGCAGAACCTGGCGATCGCGGCGGCGGCGGTCGGGCTGGCCGGCCGCGAGGGCGACCTGTTCCGCCGGGTCCTGGTGTGGAGCCTGGTGTTCGTCGCCGTGATGTGCCTGCTGGTCTACCTGCAGTCGACGGCGGTGCTGAGCTGGATGGTGCCCTGA
- a CDS encoding carbohydrate kinase family protein: MTPKVVCLGAHIFDVLGRPVSAIPPGQGRLALDEIKVTAAGTAGGTAVDLAKLGAEVTSFGAIGDDTAGRVLRLLLGEQGVTERLAVKAGRATPASILPIRPNGERPSLHAAGAMDALTADDVDWAAVAEADVLHVGGPDALGGFTTSVLPELLRFARDHGTITTMDLLRTSVPPGLLEDLRPSLRHTQYLLPNDDQIRALTGTADLHRAAGLVRAHGVGTVVVTRGGDGSLVAGRTGFTGIPAFGVPVVDTTGCGDAYSAGFIVGLCHGWDVLDAARLGTAASALVAQGLGSDAGITDLAGTLRFWSERPADLGGAAPPRSPLASGT, from the coding sequence ATGACCCCCAAGGTGGTGTGCCTCGGCGCGCACATCTTCGACGTGCTGGGACGGCCGGTGTCCGCGATCCCGCCCGGCCAGGGCCGGCTCGCCCTGGACGAGATCAAGGTGACCGCCGCGGGCACCGCCGGCGGCACCGCGGTCGACCTGGCCAAGCTGGGCGCCGAGGTCACCAGCTTCGGCGCCATCGGCGACGACACCGCCGGCCGCGTGCTGCGGCTGCTGCTCGGCGAGCAGGGCGTCACCGAGCGCCTCGCGGTCAAGGCGGGCCGGGCGACCCCCGCCTCGATCCTGCCGATCCGGCCCAACGGTGAGCGGCCGTCGCTGCACGCCGCCGGCGCGATGGACGCCCTCACCGCGGACGACGTCGACTGGGCGGCCGTCGCCGAGGCCGACGTCCTGCACGTCGGCGGTCCCGACGCCCTCGGCGGCTTCACCACCTCGGTGCTGCCCGAGCTGCTGCGGTTCGCGCGGGACCACGGGACGATCACCACGATGGACCTGCTCCGGACCTCGGTCCCGCCCGGCCTGCTCGAGGACCTGCGCCCGTCCCTGCGGCACACCCAGTACCTGCTGCCCAACGACGACCAGATCCGCGCCCTGACGGGAACCGCGGACCTGCACCGGGCGGCCGGGCTCGTGCGCGCGCACGGGGTCGGCACGGTGGTGGTCACCCGGGGCGGCGACGGCTCCCTCGTCGCCGGCCGGACGGGCTTCACCGGGATTCCCGCCTTCGGCGTCCCGGTGGTGGACACCACCGGCTGCGGCGACGCCTACTCCGCGGGTTTCATCGTCGGACTGTGCCACGGGTGGGACGTGCTCGACGCGGCCCGCCTGGGCACCGCGGCCTCGGCACTGGTCGCGCAGGGCCTCGGTTCCGACGCCGGAATCACCGACCTGGCCGGCACGTTACGCTTCTGGTCAGAGCGGCCGGCCGATCTGGGCGGTGCGGCCCCGCCGAGATCGCCGCTGGCCTCGGGCACGTGA
- a CDS encoding N,N-dimethylformamidase beta subunit family domain-containing protein, with protein sequence MRLNAAGALAALGLLVAACTTPPVAPAPAPPAPAPGVEQGTPGWEITHPGPEHAIEGYADRTSVLPGDTVRLFVSTAAARFTVTAFRMGSYAGSAALRTWQSGPVPGRVQAPAVVQAPASTVVAPWQPSLEVPTAGWAPGDYLLRLDGDNQAQQFVPLTVRTPSNAGRIVLVNAVTTWQAYNRWGGYSLYDSPSGQKAQRSRAVSFDRPYQARDMQGAGDFLFFELPMVRFAEGLGLPLGYATDVDLHADPHLLDGARAVVTLGHDEYWSSAMRANATAARDRGVNLAFLGGNEIYRHIRFGPSATGPDRVEIDYKSFTEDPAHLTDPLEATPEWRSPPYPRPESVLLGNFYQCNPVHADLVAAGAENWLLAGIVHNGEHLRGLVGNEYERVDLAVPTPRPIEVLFHSPVTCGGKPDFADATYYTTASGAAVFSAGTQYWICGLDPGCPHSDGDATAGAAITAITTRLMRAFADGPTGTTHPATDNLAALGIR encoded by the coding sequence ATGAGGCTCAACGCCGCCGGTGCCCTCGCCGCCCTCGGGCTGCTCGTGGCCGCGTGCACCACGCCGCCGGTCGCGCCCGCCCCTGCTCCGCCGGCTCCGGCACCGGGGGTGGAGCAGGGCACGCCGGGCTGGGAGATCACCCATCCCGGACCGGAGCACGCGATCGAGGGCTACGCCGACCGCACGAGCGTGCTGCCCGGGGACACCGTGCGGTTGTTCGTGAGCACCGCGGCCGCCCGGTTCACCGTGACCGCGTTCCGCATGGGGTCCTACGCCGGCTCGGCGGCGCTGCGGACGTGGCAGTCCGGGCCGGTGCCGGGCCGGGTGCAGGCTCCCGCCGTGGTCCAGGCGCCGGCGAGCACCGTGGTGGCGCCGTGGCAGCCGTCGCTGGAGGTGCCGACCGCGGGCTGGGCTCCCGGGGACTACCTGCTGCGCCTCGACGGCGACAACCAGGCCCAGCAGTTCGTGCCGCTCACCGTGCGCACCCCGTCCAACGCGGGCCGGATCGTCCTGGTCAACGCGGTCACGACCTGGCAGGCCTACAACCGCTGGGGCGGCTACAGCCTCTACGACTCGCCGAGCGGCCAGAAGGCGCAGCGGTCCCGCGCGGTCTCGTTCGACCGCCCCTACCAGGCGCGGGACATGCAGGGCGCGGGCGACTTCCTGTTCTTCGAGCTGCCGATGGTGCGGTTCGCGGAGGGGCTGGGGCTGCCGCTGGGCTACGCGACCGACGTCGACCTGCACGCCGATCCGCACCTGCTGGACGGCGCGCGCGCCGTGGTCACCCTCGGCCACGACGAGTACTGGTCGAGCGCGATGCGCGCGAACGCCACCGCGGCCCGCGACCGCGGCGTGAACCTGGCGTTCCTGGGCGGCAACGAGATCTACCGCCACATCCGGTTCGGTCCCTCGGCGACCGGCCCGGACCGGGTGGAGATCGACTACAAGTCGTTCACCGAGGACCCGGCGCACCTGACCGATCCGCTGGAGGCCACGCCGGAGTGGCGCTCGCCGCCGTACCCGCGGCCGGAAAGCGTGCTGCTCGGCAACTTCTACCAGTGCAACCCGGTGCACGCCGACCTGGTGGCCGCCGGCGCGGAGAACTGGCTGCTGGCCGGCATCGTCCACAACGGAGAGCACCTGCGCGGCCTGGTGGGCAACGAGTACGAGCGGGTGGACCTCGCCGTGCCGACGCCCCGCCCGATCGAGGTCCTGTTCCACTCCCCCGTCACGTGCGGCGGAAAGCCGGACTTCGCCGACGCGACGTACTACACGACCGCCTCCGGCGCGGCCGTGTTCTCCGCGGGCACGCAGTACTGGATCTGCGGCCTGGACCCGGGATGCCCCCACTCGGACGGCGACGCGACCGCGGGCGCGGCGATCACCGCGATCACGACCCGGCTGATGCGGGCCTTCGCCGACGGCCCCACGGGCACCACCCACCCGGCCACTGACAACCTGGCCGCGCTCGGCATCCGGTAG
- a CDS encoding FAD-linked oxidase C-terminal domain-containing protein — translation MTIDEAPARRSAITGLAQRLRTALGPDAVIDDHQRLRTYECDGLAHYKVTPALVVLPGDAAGVATTVRACAEAGVPFVARGSGTGLSGGALPHADGVLIVTSRLRRIVEIDPASQRAVVEPGVINLDITTAAAADGYYYAPDPSSQQICSIGGNVAENSGGAHCLKYGFTTNHVTGAEFVAPDGEVVRLGGKAPDATGYDLLGAIVGSEGTLGVVTEVTVRLVRLPEAVRTLLAGFPDTDDAGAATSAIIGAGVVPAAMEMMDALAIEAAEAAVRCGYPAGAGAVLIVELDGPAAEVDAQFAEVERHCRAHGAFEIRIAADDAERASFWRGRKSAFAAVGRISPDYIVQDGVIPRTVLAEVLHRIAQLSRDTGIRVANVFHAGDGNLHPLVLFDDAVPGEAERAEEVSGAILDLCIEHGGSITGEHGVGSDKAKFMPRMFDEADLDTMQLLRCAFDPDGLANPGKVFPTPRLCGEVPGRHQGAHPLQRAGIAEVF, via the coding sequence ATGACAATCGACGAGGCACCGGCCCGCCGGTCCGCGATCACCGGGCTGGCCCAGCGGCTGCGCACGGCTCTGGGCCCGGACGCCGTGATCGACGACCACCAGCGGTTGCGCACCTACGAATGCGACGGCCTGGCCCACTACAAGGTCACCCCGGCCCTGGTGGTCCTGCCCGGCGACGCCGCCGGGGTCGCGACCACCGTGCGGGCCTGCGCCGAAGCCGGCGTGCCCTTCGTCGCGCGTGGCTCCGGCACCGGGCTGTCCGGCGGCGCCCTCCCGCACGCCGACGGCGTCCTGATCGTCACCTCGCGGCTGCGCCGCATCGTCGAGATCGACCCGGCGAGCCAGCGCGCCGTCGTCGAACCCGGGGTCATCAACCTCGACATCACCACGGCGGCCGCCGCCGACGGCTACTACTACGCGCCCGACCCGTCCAGCCAGCAGATCTGCTCCATCGGCGGCAACGTCGCCGAGAACTCCGGCGGCGCGCACTGCCTGAAGTACGGGTTCACCACCAACCACGTCACCGGTGCCGAGTTCGTCGCCCCCGACGGCGAGGTCGTGCGCCTGGGCGGCAAGGCGCCCGACGCGACCGGGTACGACCTCCTCGGCGCCATCGTCGGCTCGGAGGGCACGCTCGGGGTGGTCACCGAGGTGACCGTGCGGCTGGTCCGGCTGCCCGAGGCCGTGCGCACCCTGCTGGCCGGATTCCCGGACACCGACGACGCCGGGGCCGCGACGTCGGCGATCATCGGCGCCGGCGTGGTGCCCGCGGCGATGGAGATGATGGACGCGCTGGCGATCGAGGCCGCCGAGGCCGCGGTGCGCTGCGGCTACCCCGCCGGGGCGGGCGCGGTGCTGATCGTGGAGCTGGACGGGCCCGCGGCGGAGGTGGACGCGCAGTTCGCCGAGGTCGAACGGCACTGCCGCGCGCACGGCGCGTTCGAGATCCGCATCGCGGCCGACGACGCGGAACGCGCGAGCTTCTGGCGCGGGCGCAAGTCCGCGTTCGCCGCGGTCGGGCGGATCAGCCCGGACTACATCGTGCAGGACGGTGTCATCCCGCGGACCGTGCTGGCCGAGGTCCTGCACCGCATCGCGCAACTGTCGCGGGACACCGGCATCCGGGTCGCCAACGTCTTCCACGCCGGTGACGGCAATCTGCACCCGCTGGTGCTCTTCGACGACGCCGTGCCGGGCGAGGCCGAGCGCGCCGAGGAGGTCTCCGGCGCGATCCTCGACCTGTGCATCGAGCACGGCGGCTCGATCACCGGCGAGCACGGCGTCGGCTCGGACAAGGCGAAGTTCATGCCCCGCATGTTCGACGAAGCCGACCTCGACACCATGCAGCTGCTGCGGTGCGCGTTCGACCCGGACGGGCTGGCCAACCCCGGCAAGGTCTTCCCGACACCGCGGCTGTGCGGCGAGGTGCCCGGCCGGCACCAGGGCGCGCACCCGTTGCAGCGCGCGGGAATCGCCGAGGTGTTCTGA
- a CDS encoding ABC transporter ATP-binding protein encodes MRPDQISGARIETRALTKVYRGARRPAVDAVDLTIEAGEFMTLLGPSGSGKTTTLNMLAGFEEVTSGQIRLDGSDIAPVPPHRRDLGMVFQNYALFPHMTAAENVAFPLKRRKVGKKEIARRVAGALDLVHLGDHAGRLPSQLSGGQQQRVALARAVVFQPRALLLDEPLGALDKKLRESLQLEIARLHKELGITFVFVTHDQEEALALSDRIAVFRDGRIEQVGTPSELYEAPASHFVATFLGDSNVFTGHARDGVVDTGWCRLRAPGGRDQGPVALVVRPERLRIGAPAGPGANVLSATVTDVVYQGAFRRVLVEFDGGVPGQVRDTTATGTTRVGRGQRVEVHWPEDAGVLVPHGAPDAVAGPSPAVVR; translated from the coding sequence GTGCGGCCTGACCAGATCAGCGGCGCCCGCATCGAAACCCGTGCCCTGACGAAGGTCTACCGGGGCGCGCGCCGTCCCGCGGTGGACGCCGTCGACCTCACCATCGAGGCCGGCGAGTTCATGACCCTGCTCGGCCCCAGCGGTTCGGGCAAGACGACCACGCTGAACATGCTCGCCGGGTTCGAAGAGGTCACCTCGGGGCAGATCCGGCTCGACGGTTCCGACATCGCGCCGGTCCCGCCCCACCGCCGGGACCTGGGCATGGTGTTCCAGAACTACGCGCTGTTCCCGCACATGACCGCGGCGGAGAACGTCGCGTTCCCGCTCAAGCGCCGCAAGGTCGGCAAGAAGGAGATCGCGCGGCGGGTCGCCGGCGCACTGGACCTGGTCCACCTCGGCGACCACGCCGGCAGGCTGCCCTCCCAGCTGTCCGGCGGTCAGCAGCAACGCGTCGCGCTGGCCCGCGCCGTGGTCTTCCAGCCGCGTGCGCTGCTGCTCGACGAACCGCTCGGGGCACTGGACAAGAAGCTCCGCGAGTCCCTGCAGCTGGAAATCGCGCGGCTGCACAAGGAACTCGGCATCACGTTCGTGTTCGTCACCCACGACCAGGAGGAGGCGCTCGCCCTGTCCGACCGCATCGCGGTCTTCCGCGACGGCCGCATCGAGCAGGTCGGCACGCCGTCGGAGCTCTACGAGGCGCCCGCCTCCCACTTCGTCGCCACCTTCCTGGGCGACTCCAACGTCTTCACCGGGCACGCCCGCGACGGCGTGGTCGACACCGGCTGGTGCCGGCTGCGCGCACCGGGCGGCCGCGACCAGGGCCCCGTCGCGCTCGTCGTGCGTCCCGAGCGCCTGCGCATCGGTGCGCCGGCCGGGCCGGGGGCCAACGTCCTGTCCGCGACCGTCACCGACGTGGTCTACCAGGGCGCCTTCCGCCGGGTGCTGGTCGAGTTCGACGGCGGTGTCCCCGGCCAGGTCCGGGACACCACCGCGACCGGCACGACCCGGGTCGGCCGCGGTCAGCGCGTCGAGGTGCACTGGCCGGAGGACGCCGGTGTCCTCGTCCCGCACGGCGCCCCGGACGCGGTGGCCGGCCCCTCCCCGGCGGTGGTCCGGTGA
- a CDS encoding FAD-binding oxidoreductase yields the protein MRAAGDLVLDELSATAAARRAGEDDRVDGVPARVVAEPSTTDEAAAVMRVAAARGLAVVPRGAGTKLSWGHPPERADLVLGTGRMDRIIEHRAGDLVVHVQAGVRLDALQEHLAPARQRLGISPVLPPGAGPGTVGGVLATAATGPLRLSHGAVRDLLIGVTLVRADGTVAKAGGKVVKNVAGYDLGKLLTGSWGTLGLVTEAVFRLHPLPPAARWVVVPVRSAADAHEKVQRVVHSQVVASALELDRPADGPASLAVLVEGIPQGVEGRVRTLLDLLGDAEVTDHAPAWWGHAPWESGGVALRLTHEIAGLPRLLDALGGAAVRGSPGVGVLHAGVPADPEAVPAFVERVRGASAGWGGDIVVLDAPAPVKAALDVWGPVRGITLMRRVKDQFDPDRLMAPGRFAGGI from the coding sequence ATGCGCGCGGCCGGGGACCTGGTGCTCGACGAACTGTCGGCGACGGCCGCCGCCCGGCGCGCCGGGGAGGACGACCGCGTCGACGGGGTGCCCGCGCGCGTGGTCGCCGAACCGTCCACAACGGACGAAGCGGCGGCCGTGATGCGGGTCGCCGCCGCGCGCGGGCTCGCGGTCGTGCCACGGGGCGCCGGCACGAAACTGAGCTGGGGTCACCCGCCCGAGCGCGCCGACCTCGTGCTCGGCACCGGCCGGATGGACCGGATCATCGAGCACCGGGCCGGCGACCTCGTCGTGCACGTGCAGGCCGGGGTGCGGCTGGACGCCCTGCAGGAGCACCTCGCCCCGGCGCGGCAGCGGCTGGGCATCTCGCCGGTGCTGCCACCCGGTGCCGGGCCGGGCACCGTCGGCGGGGTCCTCGCGACCGCCGCGACCGGCCCGCTGCGGCTGTCCCACGGCGCGGTGCGCGACCTCCTCATCGGCGTCACCCTCGTGCGCGCCGACGGGACGGTCGCCAAGGCTGGCGGGAAGGTCGTCAAGAACGTCGCCGGCTACGACCTCGGCAAGCTGCTCACCGGCTCGTGGGGAACGCTCGGGCTCGTCACCGAAGCCGTCTTCCGCCTGCACCCGCTGCCGCCGGCCGCCCGGTGGGTCGTCGTGCCGGTGAGGTCGGCGGCCGACGCGCACGAGAAGGTCCAGCGGGTCGTGCACTCCCAGGTGGTGGCGAGCGCGCTGGAACTCGACCGGCCCGCCGATGGCCCCGCGTCGCTGGCGGTGCTGGTGGAAGGCATCCCGCAGGGCGTCGAGGGCCGCGTGCGCACCCTGCTCGACCTGCTCGGCGACGCCGAGGTCACCGACCACGCCCCCGCGTGGTGGGGCCACGCCCCGTGGGAGTCCGGCGGTGTCGCCCTGCGGCTCACCCACGAAATCGCCGGGCTGCCGCGGCTGCTCGACGCCCTCGGCGGCGCCGCCGTGCGCGGCTCGCCCGGCGTCGGCGTCCTGCACGCCGGGGTCCCCGCGGACCCCGAAGCGGTTCCCGCGTTCGTCGAGCGGGTGCGGGGCGCCTCGGCGGGCTGGGGTGGCGACATCGTCGTGCTCGACGCGCCGGCGCCGGTCAAGGCCGCGCTCGACGTGTGGGGACCGGTCCGCGGGATCACCCTGATGCGCCGCGTCAAGGACCAGTTCGACCCGGATCGCCTGATGGCCCCCGGACGGTTCGCAGGAGGGATCTGA
- a CDS encoding class II aldolase/adducin family protein, with protein MTGELEAARRQVAETGRRLVADGLVIGTAGNVSVRVGELVAISPSSIPYHQVEADDVCVVGLTGEALTGPGTPPPSSETPMHLAIYRETGAGAIVHHHGLASAAVSAVLDELPPLHYYALQLGGPPRVAKYATFGTDEIARSVHAALRDRTAALMQNHGAVAYGDTLERAYDRAQLLEWLCALHIQAHSLGTPRVLSPAELDDVVRRKREGAAR; from the coding sequence GTGACCGGCGAACTCGAGGCGGCGCGCCGCCAGGTCGCCGAGACCGGACGTCGCCTGGTCGCCGACGGTCTGGTCATCGGGACCGCGGGCAACGTCAGCGTGCGCGTGGGTGAGCTGGTCGCCATCTCCCCGTCGAGCATCCCCTACCACCAGGTCGAGGCCGACGACGTCTGCGTGGTCGGGTTGACCGGGGAAGCGCTCACCGGGCCGGGCACCCCGCCGCCGTCGTCGGAAACCCCGATGCACCTGGCCATCTACCGGGAGACCGGGGCCGGCGCGATCGTCCACCACCACGGTCTCGCCAGCGCGGCGGTGTCGGCGGTGCTGGACGAACTGCCGCCGCTGCACTACTACGCGCTCCAGCTCGGCGGACCGCCCCGCGTCGCGAAGTACGCCACGTTCGGCACCGACGAGATCGCCCGGTCGGTCCACGCGGCGCTGCGGGACCGCACCGCGGCGTTGATGCAGAACCACGGCGCCGTCGCCTACGGCGACACCCTCGAGCGCGCCTACGACCGGGCGCAGTTGCTCGAATGGCTGTGCGCCCTGCACATCCAGGCCCACAGCCTCGGGACCCCGCGCGTGCTGTCCCCCGCCGAACTCGACGACGTCGTCCGCCGCAAGCGCGAGGGGGCCGCCCGATGA